From Lacerta agilis isolate rLacAgi1 chromosome Z, rLacAgi1.pri, whole genome shotgun sequence, the proteins below share one genomic window:
- the STK26 gene encoding serine/threonine-protein kinase 26 isoform X1 has protein sequence MAHSPVAMQVPGMQNHRADPEELFTKLERIGKGSFGEVFKGIDNRTQQVVAIKIIDLEEAEDEIEDIQQEITVLSQCDSPYVTKYYGSYLKGTKLWIIMEYLGGGSALDLLRAGPFDEFQIATMLKEILKGLDYLHSEKKIHRDIKAANVLLSEQGDVKLADFGVAGQLTDTQIKRNTFVGTPFWMAPEVIQQSAYDSKADIWSLGITAIELAKGEPPNSDMHPMRVLFLIPKNNPPTLIGDFSKPFKEFIDACLNKDPTFRPTAKELLKHKFILKNAKKTSYLTELIDRFKRWKAEGHSSDETDSDGSDSESSNKENNSHPEWSFTTVRKKPEAKKLQNGTDQDLMKTLSCLTMIITPVFAELKQQDTNNASRKKAIEELEKSINMAEATCPGITDKMVKKLMEKFQKFSVNDSS, from the exons AATCATAGAGCGGACCCTGAGGAACTCTTCACAAAACTGGAACGTATTGGAAAAGGCTCATTTGGAGAAGTCTTCAAAGGAATTGATAATCGGACACAACAAGTGGTTGCTATAAAAATCATAGACCTGGAGGAGGCAGAAGATGAAATAGAAGACATCCAGCAAGAGATAACTGTGCTAAGCCAGTGTGACAGCCCTTACGTGACAAAGTACTATGGCTCTTATCTAAAG GGCACAAAGTTATGGATAATCATGGAATACTTAGGTGGGGGATCAGCACTGGATCTG CTCCGTGCTGGCCCATTCGATGAGTTCCAGATTGCTACGATGCTCAAGGAAATACTGAAAGGGCTTGACTATCTACATTCAGAGAAGAAAATTCACAGAGATATAAAGG CTGCCAACGTGTTATTGTCAGAGCAAGGAGATGTGAAGCTTGCGGATTTTGGCGTTGCAGGGCAACTGACTGATACACAGATTAAAAGGAACACCTTTGTAGGCACACCATTTTGGATGGCACCAGAAGTGATTCAGCAATCAGCCTATGATTCAAAA gCTGACATTTGGTCATTGGGAATCACGGCTATTGAACTGGCCAAAGGAGAGCCTCCGAACTCAGACATGCATCCAATGAGAGTTCTCTTTCTCATTCCCAAAAACAACCCTCCAACCCTAATAGGGGACTTCAGCAAACCCTTTAAAGAGTTTATTGATGCATGTCTGAATAAGGACCCGACATTT CGTCCCACAGCGAAAGAACTTCTAAAGCACAAATTCATTCTGAAAAATGCCAAGAAGACTTCATATCTGACAGAGCTTATTGATAGATTTAAGAGGTGGAAAGCAGAAGGACATAGTAGTGATGAAACAGATTCTGATGGTTCTGATTC GGAGTCTAGCAACAAGGAGAACAATTCCCACCCAGAGTGGAGTTTTACTACAGTTCGGAAGAAGCCAGAGGCCAAGAAACTGCAGAACGGAACA GACCAAGATCTCATGAAAACCCTGAGCTGTTTAACGATGATAATCACTCCTGTCTTTGCTGAG CTTAAGCAGCAAGACACCAATAACGCAAGCAGGAAGAAAGCAATTGAAGAACTTGAAAAAAGCATCAATATGGCAGAAGCGACATGTCCAGGGATCACTGATAAGATGGTGAAGAAACTTATGGAGAAGTTTCAGAA GTTTTCAGTTAATGACTCCTCCTAA
- the STK26 gene encoding serine/threonine-protein kinase 26 isoform X2: MAHSPVAMQVPGMQNHRADPEELFTKLERIGKGSFGEVFKGIDNRTQQVVAIKIIDLEEAEDEIEDIQQEITVLSQCDSPYVTKYYGSYLKGTKLWIIMEYLGGGSALDLLRAGPFDEFQIATMLKEILKGLDYLHSEKKIHRDIKAANVLLSEQGDVKLADFGVAGQLTDTQIKRNTFVGTPFWMAPEVIQQSAYDSKADIWSLGITAIELAKGEPPNSDMHPMRVLFLIPKNNPPTLIGDFSKPFKEFIDACLNKDPTFRPTAKELLKHKFILKNAKKTSYLTELIDRFKRWKAEGHSSDETDSDGSDSESSNKENNSHPEWSFTTVRKKPEAKKLQNGTDQDLMKTLSCLTMIITPVFAELKQQDTNNASRKKAIEELEKSINMAEATCPGITDKMVKKLMEKFQK; encoded by the exons AATCATAGAGCGGACCCTGAGGAACTCTTCACAAAACTGGAACGTATTGGAAAAGGCTCATTTGGAGAAGTCTTCAAAGGAATTGATAATCGGACACAACAAGTGGTTGCTATAAAAATCATAGACCTGGAGGAGGCAGAAGATGAAATAGAAGACATCCAGCAAGAGATAACTGTGCTAAGCCAGTGTGACAGCCCTTACGTGACAAAGTACTATGGCTCTTATCTAAAG GGCACAAAGTTATGGATAATCATGGAATACTTAGGTGGGGGATCAGCACTGGATCTG CTCCGTGCTGGCCCATTCGATGAGTTCCAGATTGCTACGATGCTCAAGGAAATACTGAAAGGGCTTGACTATCTACATTCAGAGAAGAAAATTCACAGAGATATAAAGG CTGCCAACGTGTTATTGTCAGAGCAAGGAGATGTGAAGCTTGCGGATTTTGGCGTTGCAGGGCAACTGACTGATACACAGATTAAAAGGAACACCTTTGTAGGCACACCATTTTGGATGGCACCAGAAGTGATTCAGCAATCAGCCTATGATTCAAAA gCTGACATTTGGTCATTGGGAATCACGGCTATTGAACTGGCCAAAGGAGAGCCTCCGAACTCAGACATGCATCCAATGAGAGTTCTCTTTCTCATTCCCAAAAACAACCCTCCAACCCTAATAGGGGACTTCAGCAAACCCTTTAAAGAGTTTATTGATGCATGTCTGAATAAGGACCCGACATTT CGTCCCACAGCGAAAGAACTTCTAAAGCACAAATTCATTCTGAAAAATGCCAAGAAGACTTCATATCTGACAGAGCTTATTGATAGATTTAAGAGGTGGAAAGCAGAAGGACATAGTAGTGATGAAACAGATTCTGATGGTTCTGATTC GGAGTCTAGCAACAAGGAGAACAATTCCCACCCAGAGTGGAGTTTTACTACAGTTCGGAAGAAGCCAGAGGCCAAGAAACTGCAGAACGGAACA GACCAAGATCTCATGAAAACCCTGAGCTGTTTAACGATGATAATCACTCCTGTCTTTGCTGAG CTTAAGCAGCAAGACACCAATAACGCAAGCAGGAAGAAAGCAATTGAAGAACTTGAAAAAAGCATCAATATGGCAGAAGCGACATGTCCAGGGATCACTGATAAGATGGTGAAGAAACTTATGGAGAAGTTTCAGAAGTAA